One genomic region from Cyanobacterium stanieri LEGE 03274 encodes:
- the rplD gene encoding 50S ribosomal protein L4, whose translation MVNCVVKNWQGEQVGEATLEMRIAKEENAEHIVHRALVRQLHNQRQGTASTKTRAEVRGGGRKPWRQKGTGRARAGSIRSPLWRGGGVIFGPKPKDYNMKMNRKERRLALRTAFISRSEDLVVVENFNQQIEAPKTKTILEAFSRWGVDQHCKILLVVTEPTSDNVYLSVRNLGNVKMINHDGLNIYDILNADKIVVTSDALAKIQEVYNAE comes from the coding sequence ATGGTTAATTGTGTAGTAAAAAATTGGCAAGGAGAACAAGTCGGCGAAGCGACCTTAGAAATGAGAATCGCCAAAGAAGAAAACGCCGAGCATATTGTTCACCGCGCCCTAGTACGTCAACTACATAATCAGCGTCAAGGCACAGCATCCACCAAAACCAGAGCCGAAGTGCGTGGTGGTGGTCGTAAACCCTGGCGACAAAAAGGAACAGGAAGAGCAAGAGCAGGATCCATCCGTTCACCCTTATGGCGTGGCGGTGGTGTTATCTTTGGACCCAAACCCAAAGACTACAATATGAAAATGAACCGTAAAGAAAGACGGTTAGCCCTCCGTACTGCCTTCATCAGCAGAAGCGAAGATTTAGTTGTCGTAGAAAACTTCAACCAACAAATCGAAGCTCCTAAAACCAAAACTATTTTAGAAGCCTTCAGCCGTTGGGGAGTTGATCAACACTGCAAAATCTTGTTAGTAGTAACCGAACCTACCTCCGACAACGTCTATTTGTCCGTCAGAAACCTTGGCAATGTCAAAATGATCAACCACGACGGTTTGAATATTTACGACATTCTTAACGCTGACAAAATAGTTGTTACCTCTGACGCATTAGCAAAAATACAGGAGGTTTACAATGCCGAATAA
- the rplB gene encoding 50S ribosomal protein L2 — MGVRTYRPYTPGRRQAVTSDFSEITKSTPEKSLTKYVHRKKGRNNRGVITSRHRGGGHKKLYRIIDFKRDKRDINAEVLAIEYDPNRNARIALVQYEDGEKRYILAPAGIQIGATIVASEEAPYEIGNALPLGKIPLGTEIHNIEMRAGKGGQIVRAAGGFAQLMAKEGDYVTIKLPSKEVRMIRKECYATIGRVGNIEARNLKLGKAGKTRHLGIRPHVRGSAMNPVDHPHGGGEGRAPIGRSGPVSPWGKPALGKKTRKKKKLSNKYIVRRRNSNKGK, encoded by the coding sequence ATGGGTGTTCGCACATACAGACCATATACCCCCGGAAGAAGACAAGCAGTAACCTCTGACTTTTCCGAAATTACTAAAAGTACGCCAGAAAAGTCCTTAACGAAATACGTTCATAGAAAAAAAGGACGTAACAATCGTGGGGTTATCACCAGTCGCCACCGTGGAGGCGGTCACAAAAAACTATATCGTATCATCGATTTCAAAAGAGACAAGCGCGATATTAACGCCGAAGTCTTAGCCATTGAGTACGATCCAAACCGTAACGCTCGTATTGCCCTTGTGCAGTACGAAGATGGCGAAAAAAGATATATCTTAGCCCCTGCGGGAATCCAAATCGGAGCAACCATCGTTGCTAGTGAAGAGGCCCCTTACGAAATCGGTAACGCCTTACCTTTAGGTAAAATTCCTTTAGGTACTGAAATTCATAACATTGAAATGCGCGCTGGTAAAGGTGGTCAAATCGTCCGTGCCGCCGGTGGTTTTGCTCAGTTAATGGCAAAAGAAGGTGATTATGTCACCATCAAGCTACCTTCTAAAGAAGTACGTATGATTCGTAAAGAATGCTACGCTACTATCGGTCGAGTAGGAAATATCGAAGCCAGAAACCTCAAACTCGGAAAAGCTGGTAAAACAAGACACTTGGGTATTAGACCCCATGTAAGAGGAAGTGCGATGAACCCTGTAGATCACCCCCATGGTGGTGGTGAAGGACGCGCCCCCATTGGTCGTTCCGGCCCTGTTTCTCCTTGGGGTAAACCTGCTTTAGGTAAGAAAACTCGTAAGAAGAAGAAACTCAGCAACAAATATATCGTCCGTCGTCGTAACTCTAACAAGGGTAAATAA
- the rpsS gene encoding 30S ribosomal protein S19, producing the protein MSRSLKKGPFIADSLLSKIEKLNEKGEKQVVKTWSRASTILPQMIGHTIAVHNGRTHVPVFVSEQMVGHKLGEFAPTRTFRGHAKSDKKARR; encoded by the coding sequence ATGAGTCGTTCATTAAAAAAAGGACCATTTATAGCCGATAGTCTGCTCTCCAAAATCGAAAAACTAAACGAAAAAGGAGAGAAGCAAGTAGTTAAAACTTGGTCAAGGGCTTCTACCATTCTCCCCCAAATGATCGGTCATACCATCGCTGTACATAACGGTCGTACCCACGTACCCGTTTTCGTATCCGAGCAAATGGTTGGTCATAAATTGGGAGAATTTGCTCCGACTCGCACCTTTAGAGGTCACGCTAAAAGTGACAAAAAGGCAAGAAGATAA
- the rplC gene encoding 50S ribosomal protein L3 translates to MSLGILGTKLGMTTVFDQETGVAIPVTVVQAGPCRVTQIKTKEKDGYVALQLGYDELPDRKRSLNTKEAKEVNKYLTSAEDGHLSTKGLPALRHLKEYRLDDVSSYELGQTIGADFFNEGDLVDVGGKTIGRGFAGYQKRHNFKRGNMTHGSKNHRLPGSTGAGTTPGRTYPGKRMAGRYGNTNIKVRKLTVVKVDSDRNLLLIKGAIPGKTGNLVSITPATIVGKQ, encoded by the coding sequence GTGAGCTTAGGCATACTAGGTACAAAACTAGGCATGACCACCGTTTTTGACCAAGAAACAGGAGTAGCAATTCCTGTAACTGTGGTACAAGCAGGACCATGTCGAGTTACTCAAATCAAAACTAAAGAAAAAGACGGTTATGTAGCGCTCCAACTCGGTTATGACGAGTTGCCAGATCGCAAACGTAGCTTAAACACCAAAGAAGCAAAAGAAGTAAACAAATACTTAACCAGTGCCGAAGACGGTCACTTAAGTACCAAAGGACTTCCCGCTTTACGTCACCTCAAAGAATACCGTCTTGATGATGTTAGTTCCTATGAACTAGGACAAACCATCGGAGCAGATTTCTTCAACGAAGGTGATCTCGTTGATGTTGGCGGTAAAACCATCGGTAGAGGTTTTGCAGGTTATCAAAAACGCCATAATTTCAAAAGAGGTAATATGACCCACGGTTCTAAAAACCATCGTCTCCCCGGTTCTACTGGTGCAGGGACAACCCCCGGTCGTACTTACCCCGGAAAAAGAATGGCAGGTCGTTATGGTAACACCAATATCAAAGTTCGCAAACTTACCGTTGTTAAGGTAGATAGCGATCGCAACCTACTTCTTATCAAAGGAGCAATCCCTGGTAAAACAGGAAATTTAGTTAGTATTACTCCCGCCACCATTGTTGGGAAACAGTAA
- a CDS encoding 50S ribosomal protein L23 produces the protein MPNKRYGKTTAVRKSEAELADLIIRPIVTEKATYMMEDNKYVFECVKQATKPQIRAAIESLFEVKVVKVNTMNQPRKKRRVGQNVGYKPQYKKAIVTLAEGDSLQSTFFPDL, from the coding sequence ATGCCGAATAAAAGATACGGAAAAACGACCGCAGTAAGAAAAAGCGAAGCTGAACTCGCCGATTTAATTATTCGCCCCATCGTTACCGAAAAAGCTACTTATATGATGGAAGATAATAAGTATGTCTTTGAGTGCGTAAAACAAGCGACTAAACCTCAAATCAGAGCAGCCATCGAGAGCTTATTTGAAGTCAAAGTGGTCAAAGTCAACACCATGAACCAACCTCGCAAAAAACGCAGAGTCGGTCAAAATGTAGGCTACAAACCACAATATAAAAAGGCTATTGTCACCCTTGCCGAGGGAGACTCCTTACAAAGCACATTCTTCCCTGATCTCTAA